From the genome of Pelosinus fermentans DSM 17108:
CCACAAAGGCACAAAGGACACAAAGTTTTAAATACTTTTTTGTGTTGCGCGTAAGCGCAATTGTGCCTTTGTGGTTAATGATTTTTAAAACTTAATTTATTGGAGTTGATACAGTTGTTGTTAGAAGATTTGCGAGTACAGATTGCTGCTTTTGAACAGAAATTAGTTGAAGTGAGGGCTTCTCTTTGACGTTGCCGGCAAAGAAGAACGTATTTCCTTATTAGAAGATACAATGGGGGGGCCAGGTTTTTGGGATGATCCTGATAAAGCGCAAAAAGTCGCCCAGGAGCTAAATGTCTTGAAAGATGGTGTAGCCCAATTTGAGCAGCTGTCCACAGCCTATGAGGATTTAAGTCTATTGTGGCAAATGGGAATGGAAGAAAAGGATGAAAGCATCTATCCGGAAGTCCTGGAAGCTGTTGATAAGATGACTAAGGATATTGAACGATTGGAAGTTGCTTTAATGCTGTCAGGAGAACATGATGGCAGCAATGCCATACTAACACTCCATGCCGGCGCTGGCGGTACGGAGGCTCAGGATTGGGCTCAAATGCTGCTGCGCATGTATGTGCGCTGGGCGGAGAAGAATGGTTATAAAGTAGAAACCATGGATTTTCTGGCGGGTGATGAAGCTGGAGTGAAAAGTGCTACGATTTTAGTTTCTGGTCTAAATGCTTATGGCTATTTAAAATCAGAAAAAGGGGTGCACCGCCTAGTGCGCATTTCTCCATTTGATGCCAGCGGTCGTCGTCACACTTCCTTTGCTGCTGTGGATGTTATGCCTGAAATTGATGATAATGTAGACATTGATATTAATATGGCTGATGTTCGTGTAGACACCTATCGTGCCAGTGGGGCGGGCGGTCAGCATATCAACAAAACGGATTCCGCCGTACGCATGACACATGTTCCAACGGGCGTTGTAGTACAGTGTCAGACCCAGCGTTCCCAGATCAAGAATCGTGAACAATGTATGAAAATGCTGCGGGCTAAATTATATGAATTAGAACGCCAGAAACAGGAAAATATAAAAAATGAGCTTGGCGGCGATTATCAGGCCATTGAGTGGGGCAGCCAGATTCGTTCGTATGTATTTCATCCTTATAATATGGTAAAAGATCATCGCACTAACGCGGAAACCGGCAATGTCCATGCCGCCATGGATGGAGACCTTGGCCTTTTTATCGAGGCATACTTAAAACAAGGAAAGAAGTAAGAGAAATAAGGAGGCGTATCCTGTGACAAAAGGCTTGCGTCTTGTGATTGTGATATTGTTGCTGGCAGTTGCCGGTGAGGTACTGCTGCCAATGATATTATCGGATATTGTAGCCAAAGGTATGAGGGGCTTGGTAGGTAGTGAGCAAGTGACAGCTACATTGACCAAACGCCCGGCTCTCCTCATGTTGGGTGGTAATTTTGATAATATTACCGTTAATGCCCGGCAGGCAAAAGTAGATAAACTAGTATTTGATGATATGAGTATTACATTAAAAGATGCCCAGTTAGATATAGGAGCGCTCATTACTCGCCGTTTGGTTGCCTTTCAGTCTATTGGTGATGTAGAGATTCGGGGCACAGTAACTCAAGATGAACTGGCGCGGTATTTAAACCAAACCGTTAAAGGAATAAAAAATGCCGTAGTAGATATACAATCTGACAAAATAAAGGCCAGCAGCAGCTTTTCCCTTGGAGGCTTCGCCAATGTGGCTGTAACTCTAGAGGGAAAGATTGTGGGTGACGGACAAAAGATCAAATTCGTTACGGATCAATTTTTGCTGAATAATCGAATGACTGGTAATTTAGGAGGCGCTCTTTTAACTGAGGTCTCTTTAGTGGATTTGAATAAATTGCCTTTCCATGTAAATGTCCGTGACATTGTAATGGAAAGCGGGAAAGTCATTTTATATCTAGATAACCGTCCACATTAGTACAGCGTCAACTCTAAAACAGCCCGACAATATCACGCCGATTAGGGTTGATGCTGCACGAGCCCTTATCAGGGCAATTTTTTTTGTAATAGTAAAAAATGAAATTGAACCACAAAGGCACAATGCCGCTGACGCGGCACACAAAGGAGTTCACAAAAAAATATAAATAGGTCCTTAGACCCTTTGTGTCCTTTGCGTTTTTGTGGTTCAATTCGTTTTATATGTTTTAATGGGCGTGTTGTGTTTTGTCTATGACGCACAGTTTTTATAAAAATTATCCTTAAAAAGCAGGATATTGGAGTGTTCTGCCAGAATATGATGAAGTTGCATAAAGTATTGCGACTAGGGGTTACAATATTGTTTATATGACCGTACTTGATAGATAAGGTGGGATAGATTGTTTTGAGAGATTTTAAATATAATAAGATATTATTACTGTGCATCGTCATCGGTCTAGCGGCAGCGTTAACCATTGTCTGGCAGCGCCATAAAATAGAAGAAAGCAGCACAACCATTGAGATGGTCATGGAGTATGAAGATGTTGTAGAACTGGCTCAGCTTGAGGGGGTTCCTGCCGAACATGTGATGCGGCGCATGAAAGAGGCTGGAATTACTTCTCTGGCAGTGTATGAGACCACGCTGGAGAAACTAAATAAAAGCGGTAAGGTAGCAGTTTTGTCGGGTGCCCAATTGCTGCAGCAGTATTATACAGGTATGCTAGGTGATGCAGTTTGGCGTAACTTAGTAGAAATAGGCCGTATTCAAGCAGAAGATGTCTATGTTGTTGGACGTGATCCGCAAGTTTTCGCTGAGGTGAAAGAGGATCTGATCGAAAGGTTGAGCCCCGAGAGGGTGGCAGTCCTTGACAGTCAGCGCCAGATTTTAGCTGTGAAAGCAAATTATGAAAAAGTACTAAAATGGAATCTTGGTTTGCCAACGGATGAAATGCGTTATGTGTCTGGTCAAGGATTTTATGTAGTAGCACGGCCTAGCAATTATACAAAAGTGGAAAAAGAGAATGTAGAAGGGGTATTTGCCCGCTTATCAGGTATTGAAAATGTTTCTGCACTGATATTTGTTGGTGATGAAGCCTTGGGGTATCCTGATCTATTGCCGTTGACTTTGGAGAAAGTCAAAAGCAAACAATTGACATTAGGCTTGATTGAACATCCTCTGCAATTACAGTTTTTTAAACAAGAGGGGCTTGTTCCCATGGCGATAGCCAATGATTACAAGGCAGCTCGTGTGTATGTGATTCCTAAAGATGAACAGCCTAAATTAAAATCAGCCGAAGCAGTTCAACGCTGGATTGTAACGGATCAAGAACGCAATATACGCATTAATTTGCTTCGAAAATATGATAAAGCCGAACCGGGCAAAACCCTTTTAGAAACCAATTTGGAGTATGTCGCCAATGTGAGAGATGGTTTAATTGCCAGTGGTTTTACCATCGGTAAGGCAGGACTTTTCCATCCCTATTTCCCACAAGTCTTCTTATTAGTGGCAATTACCATTGGAGCAGTGGCTGCGGGAGTATTATTTTTGACCTTAGTGCGTCCTTTTCCTGCCCGCTATCAATATGCACTATTGCTGCTGCTCTCTCTGGTTTTTGCATTTCCTTTGCTAAAAGGCAGCGGCAATGCAGTGCGCCAGGCAGTGGCATTATGCAGTGCTGTTATTTTCCCTGTTTTAGCTATGACGTGGCAGCTTGACCGCTGGAAAAAGCTGTCGATAGAAGGGCGGGGAAGTCTCGCCGGCATTATAAAAGATGGGATCGGCGGGTTAATCATCACCGTCATGCTGTCCATGGTTGGCGGTATGTATGTGGCAGCTGTACTGGGGGATGTACGTTTTTTTCTGGAAATGGAAATTTTCCGTGGTGTAAAGGTAACCTTTGTGGCTCCGCTGCTCCTTATTACGATCATTTATTTAGCTCGGTATAATTTATTTGAAAATGAACAAGAGGATGAAAAAGACA
Proteins encoded in this window:
- a CDS encoding DUF5693 family protein, which translates into the protein MRDFKYNKILLLCIVIGLAAALTIVWQRHKIEESSTTIEMVMEYEDVVELAQLEGVPAEHVMRRMKEAGITSLAVYETTLEKLNKSGKVAVLSGAQLLQQYYTGMLGDAVWRNLVEIGRIQAEDVYVVGRDPQVFAEVKEDLIERLSPERVAVLDSQRQILAVKANYEKVLKWNLGLPTDEMRYVSGQGFYVVARPSNYTKVEKENVEGVFARLSGIENVSALIFVGDEALGYPDLLPLTLEKVKSKQLTLGLIEHPLQLQFFKQEGLVPMAIANDYKAARVYVIPKDEQPKLKSAEAVQRWIVTDQERNIRINLLRKYDKAEPGKTLLETNLEYVANVRDGLIASGFTIGKAGLFHPYFPQVFLLVAITIGAVAAGVLFLTLVRPFPARYQYALLLLLSLVFAFPLLKGSGNAVRQAVALCSAVIFPVLAMTWQLDRWKKLSIEGRGSLAGIIKDGIGGLIITVMLSMVGGMYVAAVLGDVRFFLEMEIFRGVKVTFVAPLLLITIIYLARYNLFENEQEDEKDIWQQVIKLLNYPLYIKTLFVFALAAIGAWIFIGRSGHTAGVPVPDIELKMRAFLERVMYARPRGKEFMIGHPAFFLAVMALYRQWPRVVHYAMIVAATIAQGSLVETFAHLRTPVLMSFVRGIDGMVAGIGVGIVAVLAVQVLCYLSVVLGRRSVKNE
- a CDS encoding DUF2993 domain-containing protein, whose translation is MTKGLRLVIVILLLAVAGEVLLPMILSDIVAKGMRGLVGSEQVTATLTKRPALLMLGGNFDNITVNARQAKVDKLVFDDMSITLKDAQLDIGALITRRLVAFQSIGDVEIRGTVTQDELARYLNQTVKGIKNAVVDIQSDKIKASSSFSLGGFANVAVTLEGKIVGDGQKIKFVTDQFLLNNRMTGNLGGALLTEVSLVDLNKLPFHVNVRDIVMESGKVILYLDNRPH
- the prfB gene encoding peptide chain release factor 2 (programmed frameshift), with product MLLEDLRVQIAAFEQKLVEVRASLDVAGKEERISLLEDTMGGPGFWDDPDKAQKVAQELNVLKDGVAQFEQLSTAYEDLSLLWQMGMEEKDESIYPEVLEAVDKMTKDIERLEVALMLSGEHDGSNAILTLHAGAGGTEAQDWAQMLLRMYVRWAEKNGYKVETMDFLAGDEAGVKSATILVSGLNAYGYLKSEKGVHRLVRISPFDASGRRHTSFAAVDVMPEIDDNVDIDINMADVRVDTYRASGAGGQHINKTDSAVRMTHVPTGVVVQCQTQRSQIKNREQCMKMLRAKLYELERQKQENIKNELGGDYQAIEWGSQIRSYVFHPYNMVKDHRTNAETGNVHAAMDGDLGLFIEAYLKQGKK